One part of the Gemmatimonas sp. genome encodes these proteins:
- the thrC gene encoding threonine synthase, which yields MAANDSIFLGAQEAPGQHSVQRCDVCGADWHELDASPACPHCGGLLAIIHRAPVDSMGASAAPAALRHAFAQHCCARPAGHASGVWRFEQVVMPAAGAAITSHPEGNTPLLSRTRVSAWAGCDGLLLKHEGYNPTGSFKDRGMTVGTTQAVRTRATAVACASTGNTSASLASYAAQAGIPGLVFVPAGKVALGKMAQTLAYGATTLLVRGDFDDCLRLVQDASRELGIYLLNSINPWRVEGQKTIVLELLQQMDWSVPDFIVLPAGNLGNTAAFGKALREAHALGLINRMPRLVSVQAAGAAPFAKAFRDSFRERLRVQAETIATAIRIGDPASWDRAVRAIRDTDGLVLSVTDEEIIDAKVQVDAAGVGCEPASAASVAGVRQLVRSGVIRSGDRVVAVLTGHVLKDPGMLVELHQQRDDFAHANRPVEIEATVRAVADVIARRAREVA from the coding sequence ATGGCAGCGAACGACTCGATCTTTCTGGGCGCGCAGGAGGCGCCCGGGCAGCACAGTGTGCAACGCTGCGATGTGTGCGGTGCCGACTGGCACGAACTCGACGCGAGTCCCGCCTGTCCGCACTGCGGCGGCCTGCTCGCCATCATTCACCGGGCGCCGGTGGACAGCATGGGCGCGTCCGCTGCACCAGCGGCCCTGCGGCACGCCTTCGCGCAGCACTGCTGTGCGCGCCCCGCCGGACATGCCAGCGGCGTGTGGCGCTTTGAGCAGGTGGTCATGCCCGCGGCCGGAGCGGCCATCACCAGCCATCCCGAGGGCAACACGCCGCTGCTCTCCCGGACGCGCGTGAGCGCCTGGGCCGGATGTGACGGCCTGTTGCTCAAGCATGAGGGGTACAATCCCACCGGTTCGTTCAAGGATCGCGGCATGACCGTGGGCACCACGCAAGCGGTGCGCACGCGGGCCACCGCCGTGGCGTGTGCCAGTACGGGCAACACGAGTGCCTCGTTGGCGAGCTACGCGGCCCAGGCCGGGATTCCCGGGTTGGTGTTCGTACCGGCCGGCAAGGTGGCGCTTGGCAAGATGGCGCAGACGCTCGCCTACGGCGCCACCACTCTGCTGGTGCGCGGCGACTTCGACGACTGCCTGCGCCTCGTGCAGGACGCGTCACGCGAGTTGGGCATTTACCTCCTCAACTCCATCAATCCGTGGCGGGTGGAGGGGCAGAAGACCATCGTGCTGGAGTTGCTGCAGCAGATGGACTGGTCCGTCCCCGACTTCATCGTGCTCCCCGCCGGCAACCTTGGCAACACGGCGGCCTTCGGCAAGGCGCTGCGCGAAGCGCACGCGCTGGGGCTCATCAACCGCATGCCGCGTCTGGTGAGCGTGCAGGCCGCCGGGGCGGCCCCCTTTGCCAAGGCGTTTCGCGACAGCTTCCGGGAGCGCCTCCGCGTGCAGGCCGAGACCATCGCCACCGCCATTCGTATTGGCGATCCGGCCAGCTGGGATCGTGCCGTGCGGGCCATTCGCGATACGGATGGCCTCGTCCTCAGCGTGACCGACGAGGAGATCATCGACGCCAAAGTGCAGGTGGACGCGGCCGGCGTCGGATGTGAGCCGGCCAGTGCCGCCAGTGTGGCCGGTGTCCGGCAGCTGGTACGCAGTGGCGTGATCCGCTCGGGCGATCGCGTGGTGGCGGTGCTCACCGGACACGTCCTCAAGGATCCCGGCATGCTCGTGGAGCTGCATCAGCAGCGCGACGATTTTGCCCACGCCAACCGGCCCGTGGAGATCGAGGCCACGGTGCGGGCGGTCGCCGACGTCATCGCGCGTCGTGCACGGGAGGTGGCGTGA
- a CDS encoding SDR family NAD(P)-dependent oxidoreductase — MSAASARRTLVTGASRPLGVEFVRQSLIRGDRVYACCRNPARVPILADLRAEFGGLELLPLDPADASSVADVAPVLEGLTDSLDLVVIGPAEPGPHETLASTERDEHLQTLTGSGLTEHLRRHAVAPLLLVRTLLPWLARGDRARVLAVSSWLGSLEGKSQGADYATCTSAAALHMYMRTLAHDLAEERIAVLIGNPGNYATTPDGPAFKVPIDEAALGLLMQVERLPLDRTGAFLDWTGAERRW, encoded by the coding sequence GTGAGCGCCGCCAGTGCGCGCCGCACGCTCGTGACCGGTGCCTCGCGGCCACTGGGCGTCGAGTTCGTGCGACAGAGCCTCATCCGCGGCGATCGTGTGTATGCCTGCTGCCGCAATCCCGCACGCGTACCCATTCTGGCCGACCTGCGCGCAGAGTTCGGCGGGCTGGAACTGCTGCCACTCGATCCGGCCGACGCGTCGAGCGTGGCCGATGTGGCGCCGGTGCTGGAAGGACTGACCGATTCGCTGGATCTCGTGGTCATCGGCCCGGCGGAGCCCGGGCCGCACGAGACGCTCGCCAGCACCGAGCGCGATGAACATCTGCAGACACTCACCGGCAGCGGACTCACCGAGCATCTGCGCCGTCATGCCGTGGCGCCGCTGCTGCTGGTGCGCACGCTGCTGCCCTGGCTGGCCCGCGGCGATCGCGCGCGCGTGCTCGCCGTGAGCAGCTGGCTGGGCTCCCTCGAAGGCAAGTCGCAAGGGGCCGACTATGCCACGTGCACCAGCGCGGCGGCGTTGCACATGTACATGCGCACCCTCGCCCACGACCTGGCCGAGGAGCGCATCGCCGTGTTGATCGGCAACCCGGGCAACTACGCCACGACGCCCGATGGCCCGGCCTTCAAGGTGCCCATCGACGAAGCCGCGCTCGGCCTGCTCATGCAGGTCGAGCGCCTCCCGCTTGATCGAACGGGGGCCTTCCTCGACTGGACCGGGGCGGAACGGCGCTGGTAG
- a CDS encoding M20/M25/M40 family metallo-hydrolase: MAPIAVAPVAVAPLAAQPFPPPSDSVTSALMQRLSVLAADSMEGRRTATPGSARARAYLVQQLHAMGVRPVGARFEHPFRFRARGAAGADSMAGVNIVARIPGRSGSGRALVLSAHYDHLGVRNGEIFNGADDDASGCVALLTVAERLMRAPPQHDVVLVFFDAEEMGLQGARAFVSAPPIPLESIAANLNLDMVARQDAGALWVAGTSHYPFLKPLAEAASAASKVTVRFGHDTRDLKPGDDWTGSSDHSAFHAKGIPFLYLGVEDHPDYHKPGDDVDKVDPAFYRRSVEFAAALVRQLDGALATIRR, translated from the coding sequence GTGGCGCCCATCGCCGTGGCGCCCGTCGCCGTAGCGCCCCTCGCCGCGCAGCCCTTCCCGCCGCCCAGCGATTCCGTCACGTCTGCCCTCATGCAACGCCTGTCCGTGCTGGCGGCCGACAGCATGGAGGGGCGCCGCACCGCTACCCCCGGCAGCGCCAGGGCGCGCGCGTATCTCGTGCAGCAACTGCACGCCATGGGTGTGCGTCCCGTGGGGGCACGCTTCGAGCATCCCTTCCGTTTTCGCGCCCGTGGCGCCGCCGGGGCCGACAGCATGGCCGGTGTGAACATCGTGGCCCGCATTCCGGGGCGCTCCGGCTCGGGACGCGCCCTGGTGCTGAGCGCCCACTACGACCATCTCGGCGTACGCAACGGGGAGATCTTCAACGGCGCCGACGACGACGCGAGTGGGTGCGTGGCGCTGCTCACCGTGGCCGAACGGCTCATGCGCGCGCCACCGCAGCACGACGTCGTGCTGGTGTTCTTCGATGCCGAGGAAATGGGGCTGCAGGGCGCCCGCGCCTTCGTGAGCGCGCCGCCCATTCCGCTGGAAAGCATCGCGGCGAACCTCAATCTCGACATGGTGGCACGGCAGGATGCCGGCGCGCTCTGGGTGGCCGGCACCTCGCATTATCCGTTTCTCAAGCCGCTGGCCGAGGCCGCCTCGGCGGCGTCCAAGGTCACCGTGCGTTTCGGACACGACACCAGGGATCTCAAGCCCGGCGATGACTGGACGGGCTCGTCGGACCACAGCGCTTTCCACGCCAAGGGGATCCCCTTTCTGTATTTGGGGGTCGAGGATCACCCTGATTATCACAAGCCGGGCGACGATGTCGACAAGGTGGATCCCGCCTTCTATCGCCGCAGCGTGGAGTTCGCCGCCGCACTCGTGCGCCAACTCGACGGGGCGTTGGCAACGATCAGGCGCTGA
- a CDS encoding penicillin acylase family protein: MTRYAFSTLRRSGVWLVCCLLATPLAAHAQASAQSLATRGLRAPVSLTRDSAGIVHIEAQNEHDLFFAQGYSAARDRLFQLELWRRQATGTMAEALGPRWVARDRAARLMTYRGDMATELAHYHPRGKAIIEAFVAGVNAWVDRVRADATLMPPDLAALGITPGHWTPAVVVSRHNALASNASEEAGLARAVRMLGSDAVMRRRRFEPGNVRLALDSAVAQLVATVADARLLADYSGSRSAPSFRADELAASWRRPTAAPGDTTARVETDRWESNNWVISGGRTASGKPIVANDPHRAISLPSLRYLVHLKAPGWDVIGGGEPGIPGVAIGHNQHGAWGLTIFGIDSEDLYVYQLDAANRAYRYKGGFEPLRVLGDTVRVKGGGAVPVSLSYTRHGPVLYVDSTRHVAVALRAGWLEPGGAPYLASLRLDQATNWTEARAALTYARMPALNWIWGDTSGTIGWQTAGVAPVRRNWEGLMPVPGDGRFEWDGLLPIAQLPHETNPARGYVGTANAFNVPSTYAHFEALARSWSDPFRHDRLQQVLDTTRQATVASSGALQHDAYALAAERLVPLLDHVTVPTPLAKAARDTLMAWNRVLDAESRGAAIYVAWERRLASHTAALVVPPNARPLLRTVPLSRVVELLTRPDSLLGDRPEGTRNDVLVRAFTETIDDLRQRFGDDLSGWRYGDARFHHARIAHPLDALVSDSLKRVLSPGPAPRGGYANTLLATSNADNQNHGASLRVVMDVADWDAALVTNTPGQSGDPRSPFYTNLFSSWAQNRFLPLPYSPAAVKRQAAEVVVLTP, translated from the coding sequence ATGACCCGTTACGCTTTTTCGACTTTGCGCCGTTCAGGCGTGTGGCTCGTGTGCTGCCTGCTCGCCACACCACTCGCCGCCCACGCGCAGGCGTCCGCCCAGTCGCTTGCCACCAGGGGGCTGCGCGCGCCGGTTTCCCTCACGCGCGACAGTGCGGGTATCGTGCACATCGAGGCGCAGAACGAGCACGACCTGTTCTTCGCGCAGGGCTACAGCGCCGCGCGCGACCGGCTCTTCCAGCTCGAGCTGTGGCGCCGGCAGGCCACGGGCACGATGGCGGAAGCGTTGGGGCCGCGCTGGGTCGCGCGCGATCGGGCGGCGCGGCTCATGACGTACCGCGGCGACATGGCCACCGAACTCGCGCACTACCACCCGCGGGGCAAGGCAATCATCGAGGCGTTCGTCGCAGGAGTGAACGCGTGGGTGGACCGGGTGCGCGCCGATGCCACGCTCATGCCTCCCGATCTCGCGGCCCTTGGCATCACCCCCGGGCACTGGACGCCGGCGGTCGTGGTGTCGCGCCACAATGCGCTGGCCAGCAATGCCAGCGAGGAAGCCGGGCTGGCGCGTGCCGTGCGGATGCTGGGCAGCGACGCCGTGATGCGCCGGCGGCGCTTCGAACCGGGCAATGTGCGTCTCGCGCTGGACAGCGCGGTGGCGCAGCTCGTCGCCACGGTTGCCGATGCGCGGCTGCTGGCCGATTACAGTGGCTCGCGCAGCGCACCGTCCTTCCGCGCCGACGAGCTGGCCGCCTCATGGCGCCGGCCGACGGCGGCACCTGGCGACACGACCGCGCGTGTCGAGACCGACCGCTGGGAGAGCAACAACTGGGTGATCAGCGGCGGGCGCACCGCGAGCGGCAAGCCCATCGTCGCCAACGATCCGCACCGGGCCATCTCGCTGCCGTCGCTGCGCTACCTGGTGCATCTCAAGGCGCCGGGTTGGGATGTGATTGGCGGTGGTGAACCGGGAATTCCCGGGGTGGCCATTGGCCACAATCAGCATGGTGCGTGGGGGCTCACGATCTTCGGCATCGACAGCGAAGACCTGTACGTGTACCAGCTCGACGCCGCGAACCGCGCCTATCGCTACAAGGGCGGCTTCGAGCCGCTGCGCGTGCTTGGCGACACGGTACGCGTGAAAGGGGGCGGCGCGGTTCCCGTTTCGCTGTCCTATACGCGGCATGGTCCGGTGCTGTACGTGGACAGCACCCGCCACGTCGCCGTGGCGTTGCGCGCCGGATGGCTGGAGCCCGGTGGCGCGCCGTATCTCGCCAGCCTGCGGCTGGATCAGGCCACGAACTGGACGGAGGCGCGCGCGGCGCTCACGTATGCGCGCATGCCCGCGCTCAACTGGATCTGGGGCGATACCAGCGGCACCATCGGCTGGCAGACCGCGGGCGTGGCGCCCGTGCGGCGCAATTGGGAGGGGCTCATGCCGGTCCCTGGCGATGGGCGTTTCGAGTGGGATGGGTTGCTGCCCATCGCCCAGCTGCCGCACGAGACCAATCCCGCCCGTGGCTATGTGGGGACGGCCAACGCCTTCAACGTGCCAAGCACCTATGCGCACTTCGAGGCACTCGCGCGCAGCTGGTCCGACCCATTCCGTCACGATCGTCTGCAGCAGGTGCTGGACACCACGCGCCAGGCCACCGTGGCCAGCTCGGGGGCGCTGCAGCACGACGCCTACGCCCTGGCGGCAGAGCGCCTGGTCCCACTGCTCGATCACGTGACCGTTCCCACGCCGTTGGCCAAGGCGGCGCGCGATACGCTAATGGCGTGGAATCGCGTGCTCGATGCCGAGTCGCGGGGCGCCGCCATTTACGTGGCGTGGGAGCGCCGACTGGCGTCGCACACCGCGGCGCTCGTCGTGCCGCCCAACGCACGCCCGCTGCTGCGCACGGTGCCGCTGTCCCGCGTCGTGGAGCTGCTCACCCGCCCGGACTCCTTGCTTGGCGACCGTCCGGAGGGCACCCGCAACGACGTGCTCGTCCGTGCGTTCACCGAGACGATCGACGACCTGCGCCAACGCTTCGGCGACGACCTGAGTGGCTGGCGCTACGGGGATGCGCGCTTCCATCACGCGCGCATTGCGCATCCGTTGGACGCGCTGGTATCCGACTCGCTGAAGCGCGTGCTGTCGCCGGGTCCGGCACCGCGCGGTGGCTACGCCAATACGCTGCTGGCCACGAGCAATGCCGACAACCAGAATCATGGCGCCAGCTTGCGCGTGGTGATGGACGTGGCCGACTGGGACGCCGCGCTGGTGACCAACACGCCAGGTCAGAGTGGTGACCCGCGCAGCCCGTTCTACACCAACCTGTTCTCGTCGTGGGCGCAAAACCGCTTCCTGCCCCTGCCCTACTCTCCTGCGGCCGTCAAGCGACAGGCCGCGGAAGTCGTGGTCCTCACCCCCTGA
- a CDS encoding S9 family peptidase produces MPIRRLVPMRSRAAWLALAPQLLLVPAAVSAQGAAAARSAATATPLPKGPRAMMLGDWYRVVNVSAPAVSPDGKRVAMTVTRAVEGDNRRHSEVWVVNTAGGEPQRWTAPSTESSNPRWSPDGSYLFFTSSRSGGTGNTWAIRLDQPSGEAMQVPGYPTSGTMPATGAFAVFAEPAAPAPQVPAGDPFAQQQPMARPPFDAITRPAVPTRFDGRHVVDMAYKNNATGFVPGRRVARHWRPQQLFKQLVGDTAKKQITNVAYSHRSPVVSPDGKWVAFVADARLRPDSVVELERDSLARLPYDKVRDEAERNEADIYLLSVDGGTPRKVADWMGAESDLTWSPDSKQLAFIGRPGRTKSARLFVVEVNGGTPRNLLGDWQFEPSGMDWLRTGIQFTADIGGRSAVLRADLAGKSAPKELVGGRRQIRGTSYDAAGKVLAYVATSMTRPTELFVANADGTGERKLTDFNDAVNADVVWSDAERFTYKSVGNLEIEGWLMKPYGYEPGKKYPMVIYIHGGPHSAYGEGWFDEFQNLAAQGMFVLFTNPRGSSGYGADFTYSTRGRWGMEDYEDLMKAVDIVAARPDVDSAKLGATGGSYGGFMTTWMATKTNRFAAIQTDRTITDWTYWYGSSDAQGLTEFEFYGKPWDNQALYDTLSPIRYVQKVKTPMLIVQSEEDHRTPMGSAEMWFMSLKKQGVPVELIRYPRSNHDLSRAGEPWLLVDRLGRLRQWFAYWLQDKKPGTN; encoded by the coding sequence ATGCCCATCCGACGTCTTGTCCCGATGCGGAGCCGCGCCGCTTGGCTCGCGCTTGCCCCCCAGCTGCTCCTCGTCCCGGCCGCCGTGAGCGCCCAGGGCGCCGCGGCCGCACGATCGGCCGCAACCGCCACACCGCTCCCCAAGGGCCCGCGCGCCATGATGCTCGGCGACTGGTATCGCGTGGTGAATGTGAGCGCACCGGCCGTGTCGCCCGATGGCAAGCGGGTGGCCATGACCGTGACCCGCGCGGTGGAAGGGGATAATCGCCGGCACAGCGAGGTGTGGGTGGTGAACACCGCCGGCGGCGAGCCGCAGCGGTGGACGGCGCCGAGTACCGAGAGCAGCAACCCGCGTTGGAGCCCCGACGGCAGCTACCTGTTCTTCACGTCGTCGCGCAGCGGCGGCACGGGAAACACGTGGGCCATCCGCCTCGACCAGCCCAGCGGGGAGGCCATGCAGGTGCCGGGGTATCCGACCAGCGGCACCATGCCGGCCACCGGCGCCTTTGCGGTGTTCGCCGAGCCGGCAGCGCCGGCCCCGCAGGTGCCCGCTGGTGACCCGTTCGCGCAGCAGCAGCCCATGGCGCGGCCGCCCTTCGACGCCATTACGCGCCCCGCCGTACCCACGCGCTTCGACGGCCGCCATGTGGTGGACATGGCGTACAAGAACAACGCCACCGGCTTTGTGCCGGGGCGCCGGGTCGCGCGCCACTGGCGCCCGCAGCAGCTGTTCAAGCAGCTGGTGGGCGATACGGCCAAGAAGCAGATCACGAACGTGGCGTATTCACACCGGAGCCCGGTGGTAAGTCCTGACGGCAAGTGGGTGGCCTTTGTGGCCGACGCGCGCCTGCGCCCCGACAGCGTGGTGGAGCTCGAGCGTGACTCGCTGGCCAGACTGCCCTACGACAAGGTGCGCGACGAGGCCGAGCGCAACGAGGCCGACATCTACCTGCTCAGCGTGGACGGGGGGACGCCGCGCAAGGTGGCCGACTGGATGGGGGCGGAGTCGGATCTCACCTGGTCTCCCGACAGCAAGCAGCTGGCCTTCATTGGCCGCCCTGGCCGTACGAAGAGTGCCCGCCTCTTCGTGGTCGAGGTGAACGGCGGCACGCCACGCAACCTGCTCGGCGACTGGCAGTTCGAGCCGAGCGGTATGGACTGGCTGCGTACGGGCATCCAGTTCACCGCCGACATTGGCGGTCGTTCGGCCGTGCTGCGCGCCGACCTCGCCGGGAAGAGCGCGCCGAAGGAGCTGGTGGGCGGCCGCCGACAGATTCGCGGCACCAGCTACGACGCGGCGGGCAAGGTGCTGGCGTACGTGGCGACCAGCATGACCAGGCCCACCGAGCTGTTCGTGGCCAACGCCGACGGCACCGGCGAGCGCAAGCTCACCGATTTCAACGATGCCGTGAACGCCGACGTGGTGTGGAGCGACGCCGAGCGCTTCACCTACAAGAGCGTGGGCAACCTCGAGATCGAAGGCTGGCTCATGAAGCCGTACGGCTACGAGCCGGGGAAGAAGTACCCCATGGTGATCTACATCCACGGCGGTCCGCACTCGGCGTATGGTGAGGGCTGGTTCGACGAGTTCCAGAACCTCGCCGCGCAGGGGATGTTCGTGCTGTTCACCAACCCGCGCGGGTCGAGCGGCTATGGCGCCGACTTCACGTACAGCACGCGCGGCCGCTGGGGCATGGAAGACTACGAGGACCTGATGAAGGCCGTGGACATCGTGGCGGCGCGCCCCGATGTGGACAGCGCGAAGCTGGGGGCCACGGGCGGGTCGTACGGTGGCTTCATGACCACGTGGATGGCGACGAAGACCAATCGCTTCGCCGCCATTCAGACGGACCGCACCATTACCGACTGGACGTACTGGTACGGGTCGAGCGATGCGCAGGGGCTGACCGAGTTCGAGTTCTATGGGAAGCCGTGGGACAACCAGGCGCTCTACGACACGCTCTCGCCCATCCGCTATGTGCAGAAGGTGAAGACGCCCATGCTCATCGTGCAGAGCGAGGAGGACCATCGCACGCCCATGGGGAGCGCGGAGATGTGGTTCATGTCACTCAAGAAGCAGGGGGTGCCGGTGGAGCTCATTCGGTACCCGCGCTCCAACCATGACCTGAGCCGCGCGGGAGAACCGTGGCTGCTGGTGGACCGGCTGGGGCGGTTGCGGCAGTGGTTTGCGTATTGGTTGCAGGACAAGAAGCCGGGTACGAACTGA
- a CDS encoding DUF4403 family protein, protein MSGRGHRTPSLALASLVLAGACARAAGPPSGAATPRPLPASPVSAGTVPAPAPSAAPAGGSELAVVPVKVTYVLRALVPSLDSLFPARDSLTAALCANAGGLVCHQYVYRREPLRLRGRDNRLLIDTDLAFRARLGVVGGARVASCGYAPESMRRAALSMSTALYWRRDWRIGAQDSRLAATLQDPCLVTAFGVDASKTLQGIVDRQLRVFAAQADSTIPLVADFRPLADSLWRSFLEPTALDSASSLWLQLEPEAVRVTPFVGAGVNITTTLVLYARPRVVAGGKPMVRTRPLPPLALGTAPAEFSVPVTVELPFVELARRATVLLTEDTRNESVRVDSVFVRGQGDTVLVDLAVSGALRGRLELLSRPRWDAATRELRLDDLDWTLQSRGALSRVKATLAAPLVAFAVRRATGGGRVPLGAQLDSARAELLTKLNGTLAPGVVMGSSVRDVQIMTVSTTPTGIVVRARLTGQSGVWIQ, encoded by the coding sequence ATGAGCGGGCGCGGCCATCGCACACCGTCGCTGGCGTTGGCCTCGCTCGTGCTGGCGGGTGCCTGCGCGCGCGCTGCCGGGCCGCCCTCCGGCGCCGCCACACCGCGCCCATTGCCGGCCAGCCCCGTGTCCGCCGGCACGGTGCCTGCGCCCGCGCCTTCGGCGGCACCGGCGGGCGGCAGCGAACTGGCCGTAGTGCCGGTCAAGGTCACCTACGTGCTGCGCGCGCTCGTGCCGTCGCTCGACTCGCTCTTTCCGGCACGCGACTCACTCACCGCGGCCCTGTGCGCCAATGCCGGTGGGCTGGTGTGTCATCAGTACGTATACCGGCGGGAGCCGCTGCGCCTGCGTGGCCGCGACAATAGGCTGCTCATCGACACGGACCTTGCCTTTCGCGCCCGTCTTGGCGTAGTGGGTGGTGCGCGCGTGGCCAGTTGCGGCTACGCGCCGGAGTCGATGCGCCGTGCCGCACTGTCCATGAGCACGGCGCTCTACTGGCGTCGGGACTGGCGCATTGGCGCGCAGGACAGTCGGCTCGCCGCCACCTTGCAGGATCCGTGTCTGGTGACGGCGTTCGGCGTGGACGCATCGAAAACGTTGCAGGGCATTGTCGACCGCCAGCTGCGGGTCTTTGCGGCGCAAGCCGACAGCACCATTCCGCTGGTCGCCGATTTTCGGCCGCTGGCTGACTCGCTCTGGCGCAGCTTTCTCGAACCGACGGCGCTCGACAGCGCGTCCAGCCTGTGGCTGCAGCTCGAGCCCGAAGCGGTGCGGGTCACCCCGTTCGTGGGAGCGGGGGTGAACATCACGACCACGTTGGTCCTGTATGCGCGCCCGCGCGTGGTTGCCGGCGGCAAGCCCATGGTGCGCACGCGCCCCCTGCCGCCGCTGGCGCTTGGCACGGCGCCGGCAGAGTTCTCTGTTCCGGTGACCGTGGAACTGCCCTTCGTGGAGCTGGCACGACGGGCCACGGTCTTGCTCACCGAGGACACCCGCAACGAAAGTGTGCGAGTGGACAGTGTGTTCGTGCGCGGCCAGGGCGATACGGTACTCGTGGACCTCGCGGTGTCGGGCGCGTTGCGTGGCCGCCTGGAGCTCCTGTCACGACCCCGATGGGATGCCGCCACGCGTGAGCTGCGCCTCGATGATCTGGATTGGACGCTGCAGAGCCGCGGGGCACTGTCGCGGGTGAAGGCCACCCTGGCGGCGCCGCTTGTGGCGTTCGCGGTGCGCCGTGCCACCGGCGGCGGCCGGGTGCCGCTTGGGGCGCAGCTCGATTCGGCTCGTGCGGAGTTGCTCACCAAACTGAATGGCACGCTCGCCCCGGGTGTGGTCATGGGCAGCAGCGTGCGCGACGTGCAGATCATGACCGTGAGTACCACGCCTACCGGCATCGTGGTGCGGGCGCGACTCACGGGGCAGAGTGGGGTATGGATTCAATGA